A section of the Saccharopolyspora gregorii genome encodes:
- a CDS encoding FGGY-family carbohydrate kinase: MIVGVDVGTSVTKASLLGRDGSARVTRSTRSTLHRSPGGRVEQDLDEVVDSVISVVRSVAAEADVPVQALAITGQGDGLWLRDAAGRQVGPGLSWLDARAAPVLDRWEARGVLREVHALTGSGMFPGSAAPLLAHVAEHEPERLARAEVAGYCVDAIVQRLTGRITVDASDASQPFLDVPTRTYSTAALRACGLAEFRGLLAEPAPPGELFALDARSAAQLGLPAGLPVSAGPFDLPACAFGSGTRDLGDGALVIGTTLGCQVLGDQVTIDPAGDAAGMWLATPSPDRVLRVMPAMVGTANLDWGLRMVGASVADLEDLLAASPPGAGGVAALSFLSSSGERAPFVEPRASGQFTGLSLDTSPADLVRALCEAVAYAARHNLEAAGLTGEVAACGGGARSASWSRIFASVLGRPLHVPKEEGVGARGAAMTAWDSLGEPVDREEWATARHVVEPDPAVAEFYERGYRAYLESIERARPVWRSGGGVTR; the protein is encoded by the coding sequence ATGATCGTCGGAGTCGATGTCGGCACCTCGGTGACGAAGGCGTCGCTGCTGGGCCGGGACGGCTCCGCGCGAGTCACCCGCAGCACGCGCAGCACCCTGCACCGCTCGCCCGGCGGGCGGGTGGAGCAGGACCTCGACGAGGTCGTGGATTCGGTGATCAGCGTGGTGCGCTCGGTCGCCGCCGAGGCGGACGTCCCGGTGCAAGCGCTGGCGATCACCGGGCAGGGCGACGGGTTGTGGCTGCGCGACGCGGCCGGGCGGCAGGTCGGGCCGGGACTGTCCTGGTTGGACGCGCGGGCGGCGCCGGTGCTGGACCGCTGGGAAGCGCGGGGCGTGCTGCGCGAGGTGCACGCCCTGACCGGTTCGGGCATGTTCCCGGGTTCGGCGGCGCCGCTGCTGGCGCACGTGGCCGAGCACGAGCCGGAGCGGCTGGCCCGCGCGGAGGTCGCCGGCTACTGCGTGGACGCGATAGTGCAACGGCTCACCGGGCGGATCACGGTGGACGCCTCGGACGCTTCGCAACCGTTCCTGGACGTGCCGACCCGCACCTACAGCACGGCGGCGCTGCGGGCGTGCGGCCTCGCGGAGTTCCGCGGGCTGCTGGCCGAACCGGCGCCGCCGGGTGAGCTGTTCGCGCTGGACGCGCGCAGCGCCGCGCAGCTCGGCCTGCCCGCGGGCCTGCCGGTGTCGGCGGGCCCGTTCGACCTGCCCGCCTGCGCCTTCGGGTCCGGCACGCGCGACCTGGGCGACGGGGCGCTGGTGATCGGCACGACGCTGGGCTGCCAGGTGCTGGGCGACCAGGTCACGATCGACCCGGCCGGGGACGCCGCGGGCATGTGGCTCGCCACGCCCAGCCCGGACCGGGTGCTGCGGGTGATGCCGGCGATGGTGGGCACCGCGAACCTGGACTGGGGGCTGCGGATGGTCGGGGCGAGCGTCGCCGACCTGGAGGACCTGCTGGCGGCGAGCCCGCCGGGTGCCGGTGGGGTCGCCGCGCTGTCCTTCCTGTCGTCCTCCGGCGAGCGGGCCCCGTTCGTGGAGCCGCGGGCCAGCGGCCAGTTCACCGGGCTGTCGCTGGACACCTCGCCCGCGGACCTGGTGCGGGCGCTGTGCGAGGCGGTGGCCTACGCGGCGCGGCACAACCTGGAGGCGGCCGGGCTGACCGGTGAGGTCGCGGCCTGCGGCGGCGGGGCGCGGTCGGCGTCTTGGAGCCGGATCTTCGCGAGCGTGCTCGGCAGGCCGCTGCACGTCCCGAAGGAGGAGGGCGTCGGCGCGCGGGGCGCGGCGATGACGGCGTGGGATTCGCTGGGCGAACCGGTGGATCGCGAGGAGTGGGCCACCGCCCGGCACGTGGTCGAGCCGGATCCGGCGGTGGCGGAGTTCTACGAGCGCGGATATCGCGCATACCTGGAATCGATAGAGCGGGCCCGGCCGGTGTGGCGGTCGGGGGGAGGAGTGACCCGATGA
- a CDS encoding NAD(P)-dependent oxidoreductase, with protein sequence MTEVLAAGDRFVGPQLFVDALTEQAPGHELSFRTLATGWPVEPFGPVGGVREASGTEQQLLDALGGAEVLLTQMAPVTAGVLAKSPGLRFVGVARGGPVNVDLAAATEAGVVVGFTPARNAAAAAEFAVGLVLASLRRIVDSDAELKGGHWRGDYYAHENAGLELEGATAGLVGYGAIGRRVARVLSAFGAEVLVADPFADPEQVAADGVRLVELDELLRASSVVSLHARLTPETEHLLNAENLALLPKGAVLVNSARGGLLDYAPLPEMLRSGHLGGLALDVYDVEPPPRDWPLFDAPNVITTPHLAGATRQTADRAAAIVAADAARYLAGRWPRHVANPEVLGRLEDLRP encoded by the coding sequence ATGACCGAGGTCCTGGCCGCGGGGGACCGCTTCGTCGGCCCGCAGCTGTTCGTCGACGCGCTGACCGAGCAGGCGCCCGGGCACGAGTTGAGCTTCCGGACCCTGGCCACCGGCTGGCCGGTGGAACCGTTCGGCCCGGTCGGCGGGGTGCGGGAGGCCAGCGGGACCGAGCAGCAGCTGCTCGATGCCCTCGGCGGCGCCGAGGTCCTGCTGACCCAGATGGCGCCGGTGACGGCCGGCGTGCTGGCGAAGAGCCCCGGCCTGCGGTTCGTCGGCGTCGCCCGCGGCGGCCCGGTGAACGTCGACCTGGCCGCCGCCACCGAGGCCGGGGTGGTCGTCGGCTTCACCCCGGCCCGCAACGCGGCCGCCGCCGCCGAGTTCGCCGTCGGGCTGGTCCTGGCTTCGCTGCGCCGCATCGTCGACTCGGACGCCGAGCTGAAGGGCGGCCACTGGCGCGGCGACTACTACGCCCACGAGAACGCGGGGCTCGAACTGGAGGGGGCGACCGCGGGCCTGGTCGGCTACGGCGCGATCGGGCGCAGGGTGGCGCGGGTGCTGTCCGCGTTCGGCGCGGAGGTGCTGGTCGCCGATCCGTTCGCGGACCCGGAGCAGGTGGCCGCGGACGGCGTGCGGCTCGTCGAGCTCGACGAGCTGCTGCGCGCCAGCTCGGTGGTGAGCCTGCACGCCCGGCTCACCCCGGAGACCGAGCACCTGCTCAACGCGGAGAACCTGGCGCTGCTGCCGAAGGGCGCGGTGCTGGTGAACTCGGCGCGCGGCGGGCTGCTGGACTACGCGCCGCTGCCGGAGATGCTGCGCTCGGGGCACCTGGGCGGGCTGGCGCTGGACGTCTACGACGTGGAGCCGCCGCCGCGCGACTGGCCGCTGTTCGACGCCCCCAACGTGATCACCACGCCGCACCTGGCCGGGGCGACCCGGCAGACCGCGGACCGCGCGGCGGCGATCGTGGCCGCCGACGCGGCGCGCTATCTCGCGGGCAGGTGGCCGCGGCACGTGGCGAACCCGGAGGTGCTGGGGCGGCTGGAGGACCTGCGACCATGA
- a CDS encoding HAD family hydrolase — translation MTQPDGSPGVHRAVVFDMDGVLVESEHLWERMWARFAAARGCGWTAAETAQVQGMSAPEWAAFLAAHTGGPEPVAEVERMVVDDMIAALDAGEVAMLPGAERMVLEVSARAPIALASSAPRRVIDAVLDRHALVEHFSATVSSAEVPRGKPGPDVYLAAARGLAVDPVACLAVEDSSNGLRAAAAAGMTVLAIPSPDYPPAADALAAASFVASDLDEVRVRLLESLTTPVAG, via the coding sequence ATGACGCAGCCCGACGGTTCGCCGGGGGTGCACCGCGCCGTCGTGTTCGACATGGACGGGGTCCTGGTCGAGAGCGAACACCTGTGGGAGCGGATGTGGGCGCGGTTCGCGGCCGCCCGCGGCTGCGGCTGGACCGCGGCGGAGACCGCCCAGGTGCAGGGCATGAGCGCCCCCGAGTGGGCCGCGTTCCTCGCCGCGCACACCGGCGGCCCGGAACCGGTCGCCGAGGTCGAGCGGATGGTCGTCGACGACATGATCGCCGCCCTCGACGCGGGCGAGGTCGCGATGCTGCCCGGCGCCGAGCGGATGGTGCTGGAGGTCTCGGCCCGCGCCCCCATCGCGCTGGCCTCCTCCGCGCCGCGCCGGGTCATCGACGCCGTGCTCGACCGGCACGCGCTCGTCGAGCACTTCTCCGCCACCGTCTCCAGCGCCGAGGTGCCGCGCGGCAAGCCCGGCCCGGACGTGTACCTGGCGGCAGCGCGCGGGCTGGCGGTCGACCCGGTGGCCTGCCTGGCGGTGGAGGACTCCAGCAACGGCCTGCGCGCCGCGGCGGCCGCCGGGATGACCGTGCTGGCCATCCCCAGCCCCGACTACCCGCCGGCCGCGGACGCGCTGGCCGCCGCGTCCTTCGTGGCATCGGACCTCGACGAGGTGCGGGTCCGGCTGCTCGAATCGTTGACGACGCCCGTAGCGGGCTGA
- a CDS encoding DeoR/GlpR family DNA-binding transcription regulator, whose product MASAPKKQSPRLLRQQRIIDHVVQGGFASAAELATLTGVSLMTVHRDIDDLAGRGLLRKFHGGVSAQPSTVFESSSDFRLHTHTREKEALAAAALPLISPGMSVLLDDSTTALALARLLPDVGPLTVVSNYRQVHEVLREAPDVRLISIGGEYSRTHDSYIGLPCQEMISGLSVDLMFLSTSAMNAQMTFHQEQEIVLVKRAMIRCATTRVLMMDASKVGRAALHRLAPVADFDHALLAGELDAALVDSMREHSEVRLVPVG is encoded by the coding sequence ATGGCGTCCGCACCGAAGAAGCAGTCCCCCCGGCTCCTGCGCCAGCAGCGGATCATCGACCACGTCGTGCAGGGCGGCTTCGCCAGCGCAGCGGAACTCGCCACGCTCACCGGCGTCAGCCTCATGACGGTGCACCGCGACATCGACGACCTCGCCGGGCGCGGACTGCTGCGCAAGTTCCACGGCGGCGTCTCCGCGCAACCGTCCACGGTGTTCGAGAGCAGCTCCGACTTCCGGCTGCACACCCACACCCGGGAGAAGGAGGCGCTGGCCGCCGCCGCGCTGCCGCTGATCAGCCCCGGCATGTCGGTGCTGCTCGACGACTCGACCACCGCGCTCGCCCTCGCCCGGCTGCTGCCCGACGTCGGACCGCTGACCGTGGTCAGCAACTACCGGCAGGTGCACGAGGTGCTGCGCGAGGCGCCGGACGTGCGGCTGATCAGCATCGGCGGCGAGTACTCCCGCACCCACGACTCCTACATCGGCCTGCCCTGCCAGGAGATGATCAGCGGGCTGTCGGTGGACCTGATGTTCCTGTCCACCTCCGCGATGAACGCGCAGATGACCTTCCACCAGGAGCAGGAGATCGTGCTGGTGAAGCGCGCGATGATCCGCTGCGCGACGACCCGGGTGCTCATGATGGACGCCAGCAAGGTCGGGCGTGCCGCGCTGCACCGGCTGGCCCCGGTCGCCGACTTCGACCACGCGCTGCTGGCCGGAGAGCTCGACGCCGCGCTCGTCGACTCCATGCGGGAGCACTCCGAGGTGCGGCTGGTCCCGGTCGGCTGA
- a CDS encoding glycoside hydrolase family 43 protein: MSVRWSRVRGVLFALPILLASAAHGAVAQPRPVSDATYFNDAALPAADPFVLRDPGSGDYFAYSTDGADPGYAFAIYRSPDLVTWQRIPGGALDMGDGTQWGRDWFWAPEVYHNPATGRYFLFYSARLRDGIAEQFGYADFEEPSKVGVAVSDSPAGPFRNIEPGPIDYHPYDPDYHDVNLLMDAEQKKPPETLEEGMTAPLGTYIPFIDPNVFFDDGRIVLYFSRNAYRNWVWDHGLGKYVEESNVLAVELTSEWWDDPAGATMPRIAPEHVDANRDPADPPGVRKDGYVPIIDYASDPQEWENAHVDDYAETGGAEKDRRWSEGSTVVRATARDGRARYFLTYSANNFANSFYGVGYAVADDPLGPWRKSPANPVLAQDAGQGLYSTGHGSVIASPDSTELYYVHHGRPSAEVDRRLYTSRLRIDPDRDDLRIDGTTEDRPVPSGVAPYAVRADRPLVEVRDGEGEVGWRVGTASGSPMPLGNPLNRVLPRLDPGSALEVVAAADGAVLRGTPRGVEALRLTYQRARSGGGQVDVHQGGAPVEVVLPVAACGSAVTGRHDELVVPEGVTCLRGAEVRGSVRVEPGASLLVLDSTVGGSVLADSPGSVWVSGGRIGGSVRVRGATGPVRLDGTEVGASVVLLDGAAPVVAGTSIGGGVRCRGNASAPVDEGRPNSVAGSRAGECGAV, translated from the coding sequence ATGTCGGTCAGGTGGTCGCGAGTGCGCGGGGTCCTGTTCGCGTTGCCGATCCTGCTGGCGTCGGCGGCGCACGGCGCGGTCGCCCAGCCGCGCCCGGTGAGCGACGCGACCTACTTCAACGATGCGGCGTTGCCTGCGGCCGATCCGTTCGTGCTGCGCGATCCGGGCAGCGGCGACTACTTCGCCTACTCCACCGACGGCGCCGACCCGGGGTACGCGTTCGCGATCTACCGCTCGCCGGATCTCGTGACGTGGCAGCGGATTCCGGGCGGGGCGCTGGACATGGGCGACGGGACGCAGTGGGGCCGGGACTGGTTCTGGGCGCCGGAGGTCTACCACAACCCGGCGACGGGCCGGTACTTCCTGTTCTACTCGGCGCGGTTGCGGGACGGGATCGCCGAGCAGTTCGGGTACGCGGACTTCGAGGAACCGAGCAAGGTCGGGGTGGCGGTGTCGGATTCGCCCGCCGGGCCGTTCCGCAACATCGAACCGGGTCCGATCGACTACCACCCGTACGACCCGGACTACCACGACGTGAACCTGCTGATGGACGCCGAGCAGAAGAAGCCGCCGGAGACGTTGGAGGAGGGGATGACGGCGCCGCTGGGCACCTACATCCCGTTCATCGATCCGAACGTGTTCTTCGACGACGGGCGGATCGTCCTGTACTTCTCCCGCAACGCCTACCGGAACTGGGTGTGGGACCACGGCCTCGGCAAGTACGTGGAGGAGTCGAACGTCCTCGCGGTGGAGCTGACCTCGGAGTGGTGGGACGACCCGGCGGGAGCCACGATGCCGCGGATCGCGCCGGAGCACGTCGACGCCAACCGGGATCCGGCCGATCCGCCGGGGGTGCGCAAGGACGGCTACGTCCCGATCATCGATTACGCCTCCGACCCGCAGGAGTGGGAGAACGCGCACGTCGACGACTACGCGGAGACCGGTGGCGCGGAGAAGGACCGGCGGTGGTCGGAGGGGTCGACGGTGGTGCGTGCGACGGCCCGGGACGGTCGGGCGCGGTACTTCCTGACGTACTCGGCGAACAACTTCGCGAACTCGTTCTACGGGGTCGGTTACGCGGTGGCGGACGATCCGCTGGGGCCGTGGCGCAAGAGCCCGGCGAACCCGGTGCTCGCGCAGGACGCGGGGCAGGGGTTGTACTCGACCGGGCACGGCAGCGTGATCGCGTCGCCGGATTCGACCGAGCTGTACTACGTGCACCACGGGCGGCCGTCGGCGGAGGTCGACCGCAGGCTCTACACCTCGCGGCTGCGCATCGACCCGGACCGGGACGATCTGCGCATCGACGGGACCACCGAGGACCGGCCGGTGCCGTCCGGGGTGGCGCCGTACGCGGTGCGCGCGGACCGGCCGCTGGTGGAGGTGCGCGACGGCGAGGGGGAGGTCGGCTGGCGGGTCGGCACCGCGTCGGGTTCGCCGATGCCGTTGGGGAATCCGCTGAACCGGGTGCTGCCGCGGCTGGATCCGGGCAGCGCGCTGGAGGTGGTGGCCGCCGCCGACGGCGCGGTGCTGCGCGGGACGCCGCGCGGGGTGGAGGCGCTGCGGCTGACCTACCAGCGGGCGCGTTCCGGCGGTGGCCAGGTGGACGTGCACCAGGGCGGTGCTCCGGTGGAGGTGGTGCTGCCGGTGGCGGCGTGCGGTTCCGCGGTGACGGGGCGGCACGACGAGCTGGTGGTGCCGGAGGGCGTGACCTGCCTGCGGGGCGCGGAGGTGCGCGGCTCGGTGCGGGTCGAGCCCGGGGCCTCGCTGCTGGTGCTGGATTCGACCGTCGGGGGGTCGGTGCTGGCGGACTCGCCGGGTTCGGTGTGGGTGTCCGGCGGCCGGATCGGCGGTTCGGTGCGGGTGCGCGGCGCGACCGGTCCGGTGCGGCTGGACGGGACCGAGGTGGGCGCGTCGGTGGTGCTGCTCGACGGCGCGGCGCCGGTGGTGGCGGGGACGTCGATCGGTGGCGGGGTGCGGTGCCGGGGGAACGCGTCGGCGCCGGTGGACGAGGGGCGGCCGAACTCGGTCGCCGGGTCGCGGGCGGGGGAGTGCGGCGCGGTGTAG